The sequence GCTCTCCCCGGAGCTGTTCCTGCGCCGCCGGGGTGAGGTGGTGACGTCGAGCCCGATCAAGGGCACCCTGCCGTCCGATGCCCGTCCGTCGGCGCTGCGTGCCTCGGTCAAAGACGTCGCGGAGAACATCATGATCGTGGACCTGGTCCGCAACGACCTGGGGAAGGTCTGCGAGACGGGGTCTATCCATGTCCCGGTCTTAAGCGAGCTCGACTCCCTGCCTCAGGTCCATCACCTGGTTGCCACGGTGGAAGGCCTGCTGCGCGAGGGGGTCGGTCCCCTCGAGGCCCTGGCCGCGCTCTCTCCGGGCGGCTCCATCACGGGGGCGCCCAAGCTCAAGGCGATGGAGATCCTGCAAGAGCTCGAGACGGGGCCGCGCGGCATCTACACCGGTTCGATCGGCTACGCGGCCCTGGGCGGTCGCGCGGCCTTCAACATCGCGATCCGCAGCGCCTGGCTGAGCGGGGGGCGCCTGGAGTACTCGGCCGGCGGCGGGATCGTTGCCGACTCGGAGCCGGAGGCCGAATACGCGGAGAGCCTGCACAAGGCGCGGGGATTTTTCGAGGCCCTGGGCGCGGAGCCGCCGCCGGGTTGATTCCGCTTCACGTTTCGATACGAGGGAGCTACGATAGATCCGATGTCCGGCTTGGTATATTTC is a genomic window of Deltaproteobacteria bacterium PRO3 containing:
- a CDS encoding anthranilate synthase component I family protein codes for the protein LSPELFLRRRGEVVTSSPIKGTLPSDARPSALRASVKDVAENIMIVDLVRNDLGKVCETGSIHVPVLSELDSLPQVHHLVATVEGLLREGVGPLEALAALSPGGSITGAPKLKAMEILQELETGPRGIYTGSIGYAALGGRAAFNIAIRSAWLSGGRLEYSAGGGIVADSEPEAEYAESLHKARGFFEALGAEPPPG